One Mangifera indica cultivar Alphonso chromosome 4, CATAS_Mindica_2.1, whole genome shotgun sequence genomic region harbors:
- the LOC123212846 gene encoding probable protein phosphatase 2C 63, protein MMMLRSCYRCLGRRGGSDGLLWHSDLKPHASGDYSIAVVQANSNLEDQSQVFTSPSATYVGVYDGHGGPEASRFVNKHLFSFLHKFAMEQGGLSADVIKKAFHATEEEFLRLVKRVLPVRPQIASVGSCCLLGAISNDVLYVANLGDSRAVLGRRVSEDSKHKVAAERLSTDHNVAVEEVRKEVEALHPDDAHIVVYSRGVWRIKGIIQVSRSIGDVYLKKPEFYRDPVFQQFGNPIPLKRPAMTAEPSVLRRQLRPQDLFLIFASDGLWEQLSDEAAVEIVFKNPRNGIAKRLVRAALQEAAKKREMRYDDIKKIEKGIRRHFHDDITVVVIYLDHHKNTLGGGKFKANDFGCTSAPVDIYSLNADEAEEDLLNSVT, encoded by the exons ATGATGATGTTACGGTCGTGTTACAGGTGTTTAGGGAGGCGTGGTGGTAGTGATGGGCTCTTGTGGCACTCCGACTTGAAGCCACACGCGTCTGGTGATTACTCGATTGCGGTGGTTCAGGCTAACTCTAATCTCGAAGACCAGAGCCAAGTGTTTACATCTCCTTCTGCCACTTATGTTGGTGTTTATGATGGACATGGTGGTCCTGAAGCTTCTAGATTTGTTAATAAGcatcttttctcatttttacaTA AATTTGCTATGGAACAAGGAGGATTGTCTGCAGACGTAATAAAAAAGGCGTTTCATGCTACTGAAGAGGAATTTTTGCGTTTAGTTAAGCGTGTATTGCCTGTAAGGCCACAAATTGCTTCAGTTGGGTCATGTTGTCTGCTTGGAGCAAtttcaaatgatgtattatatgtGGCGAATCTCGGTGATTCTAGAGCAGTTCTAGGTCGGAGAGTTTCAGAGGATAGCAAACACAAGGTGGCAGCTGAACGGTTGTCAACTGATCATAATGTTGCAGTAGAGGAGGTGAGAAAGGAAGTTGAAGCACTTCATCCGGATGATGCACATATTGTGGTTTATAGTCGCGGAGTTTGGAGGATAAAGGGCATAATTCAG GTTTCTAGATCGATTGGTGACGTCTACTTGAAGAAACCTGAGTTTTACAGAGATCCGGTTTTTCAGCAATTTGGCAATCCTATTCCTCTGAAACGACCTGCAATGACAGCTGAACCATCAGTTCTTCGTAGACAGCTTAGGCCTCAAGACTTATTCCTGATCTTTGCATCAGATGGCCTTTGGGAGCAGCTAAGTGATGAAGCAGCAGTGGAGattgtttttaaaaacccaaGAAAT GGAATTGCCAAGAGACTGGTTAGAGCTGCCCTTCAAGAGGCTGCAAAGAAGAGAGAAATGAGATATGATGACATTAAGAAGATCGAAAAGGGAATAAGGCGTCATTTTCATGACGATATCACTGTTGTTGTAATCTATCTCGATCATCACAAAAACACGTTAGGTGGTGGTAAATTTAAGGCCAATGATTTTGGCTGCACCAGTGCACCTGTTGACATCTACTCCCTAAATGCCGATGAAGCAGAAGAGGATCTACTCAACTCAGTTACCTGA